The following coding sequences lie in one Takifugu flavidus isolate HTHZ2018 chromosome 4, ASM371156v2, whole genome shotgun sequence genomic window:
- the slc38a3b gene encoding sodium-coupled neutral amino acid transporter 3, producing MEPTQTEMSLTPNGRTHDPGEEALVPEKSLLEEDQNGAQTPRYDDPEGQEDEEFLPNAEGKKPVRFTDFEGKTSFGMSVFNLGNAIMGSGILGLAYAMSNTGIIFFWFLLTSVALLSCYSIHLLVKCAGIVGIRAYEQLGFQAFGTPGKMATGIAIILQNIGSMSSYLYIVKSELPLVIQAFLKAEADSDVWYLNGNYLVILVSATIILPLALMKQLGYLGYTSGFSLSCMVFFLCAVIYKKFQIDCPLKEYSANSTASHLSFNLSSHDHDDSHCSAYMFTMNSQTAYTIPILAFAFVCHPEVLPIYTELQNPSKARMQKVSNISIFVMYIMYFLAALFGYLTFKDKVEAELLHTYSRIDPYDTLILCVRVAVLTAVTLTVPIVLFPVRRAIQQMAFPTKAFNWLRHIAIAIVLLSLINVLVIFAPNILGIFGIIGATSAPCLIFIFPAIFYIRIVPKDKEPMSSTPKILAACFAALGISFMVMSLSFIIIDWTMGDGLAVGGH from the exons ATGGAACCAACTCAGACTGAGATGAGCCTCACTCCTAACGGGAGGACTCACGATCCCGGAGAGGAGGCGTTGGTGCCGGAGAAgagcctgctggaggaggatca AAACGGCGCTCAGACACCCAG ATATGACGATCCTGAAggacaggaggacgaggagTTTCTGCCGAATGCCGAAGGAAAGAAGCCCGTTCGCTTCACGGAT TTTGAAGGAAAGACCTCATTCGGCATGTCTGTCTTCAACCTGGGCAACGCCATCATGGGCAGCGGTATCCTTGGATTAGCTTATGCAATGTCCAACACCGGAATCATCTTCTTCTG GTTTCTGCTGACCTCAGTGGCGCTCTTGTCATGTTATTCCATTCATCTGCTGGTCAAATGTGCAGGTATTGTGG ggATTCGTGCTTATGAACAGCTGGGCTTCCAAGCCTTTGGGACACCTGGAAAAATGGCTACCGGCATAGCAATCATCCTGCAGAATATTGGAT CCATGTCCAGCTACCTCTACATTGTAAAATCTGAGCTACCACTGGTCATCCAAGCGTTCCTGAAAGCCGAGGCCGACTCTGA TGTGTGGTACTTGAATGGAAACTACCTGGTCATCCTGGTCTCTGCCACTATCATCCTTCCCCTGGCTTTAATGAAACAGCTTG GTTACCTTGGCTACACCAGTGGATTTTCTCTCAGCTGCAtggtgtttttcctctgtgCT GTCATCTATAAGAAGTTTCAGATCGACTGCCCACTGAAGGAGTACTCTGCCAACAGCACCGCCTCCCACCTCAGCTTCAATCTTTCCAGCCACGACCACGATGATTCCCACTGCTCGGCCTACATGTTCACCATGAACTCCCAG ACAGCGTACACTATTCCCATCCTCGCTTTCGCCTTCGTGTGCCACCCAGAGGTCCTCCCCATCTACACCGAACTCCAGAA CCCATCGAAGGCGAGGATGCAGAAAGTGTCCAACATCTCCATCTTTGTCATGTACATTATGTACTTTCTTGCAGCTCTCTTTGGCTACCTGACTTTTAAAG ACAAAGTggaggctgagctgctgcacacTTACAGCCGGATCGACCCGTATGATACGTTGATCCTGTGCGTGCGCGTGGCCGTCCTCACAGCTGTGACGCTAACCGTCCCCATCGTGCTCTTCCCC GTGCGGAGAGCCATCCAGCAGATGGCGTTCCCCACCAAAGCCTTCAACTGGCTGCGCCACATCGCCATCGCTATCGTCCTGCTCAGCTTAATCAACGTTCTGGTGATTTTTGCTCCCAACATTTTGGGAATCTTCGGCATCATTG gCGCCACCTCAGCTCCTtgcctcattttcattttccccGCTATCTTCTACATCCGTATTGTTCCCAAAGACAAAGAACCCATGAGCTCCACTCCTAAGATCCTC GCTGCCTGCTTTGCTGCGCTGGGCATATCTTTCATGGTGATGAGTCTGAGCTTCATCATCATCGACTGGACCATGGGTGACGGTCTTGCCGTAGGAGGCCATTAG